Genomic DNA from Chloracidobacterium sp.:
GGGGGCGGATGAGGAGGAAGCCGGGGTGGTGCGGGTAGGCGTGCCGGTGGTGTTGGCGGTGGAGGTGGCGAGCGAGAGCCGGCGGGACGACTATGGGAAGAAGCGTGAGGCGTATGCGCGGCGCGGGGTGGAGGTGTACGTGGTGGTGGATCGGCGGCGGCGGTGCATGGTGGTGTACGGGCGACCGGATGTAGTGACGGGGCGGTACGTGGAGGAGAAAACCTATCAAGAGGGCGAGGAGGTGGAGTTGGAGGCGTTGGGCGGGTGTCGGTTGCCGGTGAGCGAGGTGTTGGCGGGGGTGTTTGCGGAGGATTTGCAGCGGGCGGAGCTGGAGCGGCTGTTGGCGGAGCAGGCGGCGAGGGAGGCGGCGGAGGCGCGGGCGGAAGCCGAGCGCCAAGCCAAGCTCGAAGCCGAAGCCCGCGCCGAAGCCGAGCGCCAAGCCAAGCTCGAAGCCGAAGCCCGCGCCGAAGCGGAACGGCGAGCCAAGGAAGCTTTGCTGGAAGAACTGACACGCCTGCGCGCGCAGTTGGGGTTGCCCCCGGAAGCTTGAATCGGAGGGGGCAATGCGCGCCGCCCGCGCTTACTCCAAGCGCGCTTCTCACGGCCGATGCGTTATGCGCAACTGGTGAACCAGCTTCTCCTGCTCCGGCGCGCGCGCCACCGTCTCGTCGCCGCGCTGCTCCGTTTGCGTCACCCCCGCATGGCGTTCCAAAAACTCGCGCAGCTTGGTCGCCGCCGCCTGCGGCACGACGTACCGATTCGCCAGCGCGCCGCGCCATGCCGCAACTACGGTGTCTTCCTGCCGGGTCGTCCACACCACATACAGTCGCTCCTCGTGCGACCGTTGCTCGCCCGGCTTCCCGCGCGGCTGCACCCCGGTCAGCGCAATCGGCGCGGTTTCCACCGCCGTTCCGGCCGTCGCCCGCGCCTGCCCGCCGTTGACGCTCGGCGTCGGAAACAGCAGAAAAAACTGTGTCCGCCCGCGCTCGTCCAGTCCCTCGTCAAACACCCACAGATACCCGTCCCGCCGGGGCGTCAGGCGCAGGCGAAACACGCTTCCCGTACGCAACTCGTACGGCTCGCGGCAGCGCCCGCCCGGCTCGCCGTCGCACAACAGCGCATAGGCTAACTGCTCCGGGGCCAACTGCTCTGGCGGTGGGTTCGGTGTTTTCTTTCTAGGTGGCGGGGGCGTTGTCCACATGGCCATCCAGTAGATCAGTCCGCACGTTGCGCCACACAGGAGCACGGCCGCCGCGCCTATCATCAAGTTCCGCCGCGCTCGTTTTTCCTCCGGCGACAATCGCTCCGCCCCGGCGCCGGCGTCAGGGAGAAAAGCCGGTTGGGTTGGGTCGCCGCCGCCGACCACGGCTGGCGCAGTCTTGTCCTTATCCACCGCCGGCGCGACCGGGGCCGTCTTTGACCCCGCCGCGCAGGCGCGGATCGCCGCTCCGAGTTCCCGCCCGTACGCTTCGGCGGACGCCGGCCGCGCTTCCGGCTCGTACCGGAGCCCTTTGAGCAACAACTGATCCACGCCGTGCGACAATTCGGCTCGGTACGCCGACGCCGGCCGTGCCGGTCCCCCCTTCCGCTCGGTGAGCAACGCCCCGCTGCTCAAGCTGCGCTCATCGGTCAGCTCAAACGGA
This window encodes:
- a CDS encoding Uma2 family endonuclease, whose product is GADEEEAGVVRVGVPVVLAVEVASESRRDDYGKKREAYARRGVEVYVVVDRRRRCMVVYGRPDVVTGRYVEEKTYQEGEEVELEALGGCRLPVSEVLAGVFAEDLQRAELERLLAEQAAREAAEARAEAERQAKLEAEARAEAERQAKLEAEARAEAERRAKEALLEELTRLRAQLGLPPEA
- a CDS encoding serine/threonine-protein kinase encodes the protein MAEQLVGGRYRLVRELGAGGYAVVYEAEDTAADAARRRVVVKVLNRLDEATRKKFREEQQALLRLSAEGHPGLCPIHDVGVLEDGRPYLVMGYVEGESLAARLKRGLPPLTEAAAVLEQLGATLSVAHARGVIHRDIKPDNLLLTKEESGDLRVTVVDFGIAHVGEAGESRGLTQYFDGTLRYVAPEQLERREVVTAACDVYGMAVTAYELLTGRCPFELTDERSLSSGALLTERKGGPARPASAYRAELSHGVDQLLLKGLRYEPEARPASAEAYGRELGAAIRACAAGSKTAPVAPAVDKDKTAPAVVGGGDPTQPAFLPDAGAGAERLSPEEKRARRNLMIGAAAVLLCGATCGLIYWMAMWTTPPPPRKKTPNPPPEQLAPEQLAYALLCDGEPGGRCREPYELRTGSVFRLRLTPRRDGYLWVFDEGLDERGRTQFFLLFPTPSVNGGQARATAGTAVETAPIALTGVQPRGKPGEQRSHEERLYVVWTTRQEDTVVAAWRGALANRYVVPQAAATKLREFLERHAGVTQTEQRGDETVARAPEQEKLVHQLRITHRP